One genomic window of Sphingobacterium oryzagri includes the following:
- a CDS encoding efflux RND transporter permease subunit, whose translation MLRKFIERPVLSTVISVLIVILGFLGIVSLPVTQYPEIAPPTVVVSAAYQGANADVVMNSVIVPLEEQINGVEDMTYMTSTASNDGAAQITIYFKLGTNPDLAAVNVQTRVSKASSLLPAEVTQSGVTTQKRQSSMVMIFSLYSENKSFDQTFIQNYANINLLPEIKRIDGVGDATVFGAKDYAMRIWLKPDVMSMYGLIPADIDQALAEQNVEAAPGKFGENSHQEFQYTLKYTGRLKTTTEFENIIVKARSTGQIVKLKDIARLELGSQTYAGNSTTNGNASVGIAIYQTAGANAKELIEQIQQTLETSALTFPEGMKYTSLLNANDFLDASIDKVIHTLIEAFILVFLVVFVFLQDFRSTLIPAIAVPVAIIGTFFFLQLFGFSINLLTLFALVLAIGIVVDDAIVVVEAVHAKLDEGATSAKDATIDAMNGISGAIISITLVMAAVFVPVSFISGATGVFYKQFGLTLAIAIIISAVNALTLSPALCALFLKPHAADGHHKKSYLQRFYGAFNTAFEAVTGKYKNAVSGLIKRKWLAALGILAFAGTFWLLIKTTPTGFVPNEDGGTIFANISLPPASSLERSEAVAIQIDEMVRKIPEVESTLRITGQNFIAGAGGSYAMIVIKLKPWAERTKAGQDLRSITGKLFGMTAGIRSAQVIFFSPPTLQGFGTSSGFEFQLQDKTGGELDKFSDISSDFIAALNQRPEIQYATTSFNNKFPQYQVTVDVARCKEAGISVSTVLSTLQGYFGGVYASNFNQFGKQFRVIYQADNEFRSTPESLNNVYVRNDNGLMAPIAEFLKLEKVYGAEAINRFNLFTSIAVQGSPNPGYSSGDAIAAIEEVAKEKLPTGYSYEYSGLTREELASGSQTVYIFILCLVFVYFLLSAQYESYLLPFAVLFSLPIGLAGTFIFASIFGIENNIYLQITLIMLIGLLAKNAILIVEFAVARRKEGYGLVAAAVEGAVARFRPILMTSFAFILGLVPLALASGAGAVGNRSIGTGAVGGMLIGTIFGIFVIPALFVVFQGLQERFSGKPPEQQSLKAH comes from the coding sequence ATGCTACGTAAATTTATAGAACGTCCCGTTCTATCAACCGTCATATCGGTTCTTATAGTAATATTGGGTTTCCTGGGCATTGTTTCCCTACCGGTCACGCAATATCCGGAAATTGCTCCACCAACGGTCGTCGTTTCCGCTGCTTATCAAGGTGCAAATGCCGATGTTGTGATGAATAGTGTGATCGTTCCGCTAGAAGAGCAGATCAATGGTGTAGAAGATATGACCTACATGACATCTACGGCGAGTAATGATGGCGCTGCCCAGATCACCATTTATTTTAAACTCGGAACCAACCCCGATCTCGCTGCCGTAAACGTACAGACACGTGTATCTAAAGCATCCAGCTTGCTGCCTGCTGAAGTTACACAATCAGGCGTAACGACGCAAAAACGGCAAAGCAGTATGGTCATGATTTTTTCGCTCTACAGCGAAAACAAATCTTTTGACCAAACCTTTATACAAAACTATGCTAACATTAACCTGCTGCCAGAAATTAAACGTATTGATGGTGTGGGTGATGCCACGGTATTTGGCGCAAAAGACTACGCCATGCGTATTTGGTTAAAGCCGGATGTTATGTCAATGTACGGACTTATACCGGCCGATATTGACCAGGCACTTGCTGAACAGAATGTGGAAGCCGCTCCAGGTAAATTTGGAGAAAATAGTCATCAAGAGTTTCAATATACACTCAAATATACTGGTCGTTTGAAAACGACGACGGAATTTGAAAACATTATCGTAAAAGCGCGCTCGACTGGGCAGATTGTCAAGCTAAAAGATATTGCCCGTTTAGAGCTCGGCTCGCAAACTTATGCCGGAAACTCAACGACCAACGGAAATGCATCTGTCGGGATCGCCATCTATCAGACGGCGGGCGCAAATGCAAAGGAATTGATCGAACAAATCCAACAAACGCTCGAGACCTCTGCATTAACCTTCCCCGAGGGCATGAAATATACGTCGTTACTAAATGCAAACGACTTTTTGGACGCTTCTATTGATAAAGTTATCCATACGCTGATCGAAGCTTTCATTTTGGTATTTCTGGTGGTCTTCGTTTTCCTTCAGGATTTTCGATCAACGCTTATCCCAGCAATAGCTGTCCCGGTAGCGATCATTGGTACGTTTTTCTTTCTCCAGCTCTTTGGCTTCTCCATCAATTTGCTGACGCTGTTCGCGCTGGTACTGGCTATTGGTATTGTAGTAGATGATGCGATCGTCGTAGTGGAAGCCGTACATGCGAAATTAGACGAGGGTGCCACATCAGCCAAAGACGCAACTATTGACGCGATGAACGGCATCAGCGGAGCGATCATATCTATTACGCTGGTTATGGCGGCCGTATTTGTTCCGGTATCGTTTATCTCTGGAGCAACGGGCGTGTTTTACAAGCAGTTTGGTTTAACGCTTGCCATCGCCATCATCATATCCGCTGTCAACGCGCTGACGCTAAGTCCGGCGCTATGTGCACTGTTTCTAAAGCCGCACGCGGCAGACGGACATCACAAAAAAAGTTACCTGCAACGGTTTTATGGTGCTTTCAACACCGCTTTCGAAGCCGTTACAGGAAAATACAAAAATGCCGTGTCCGGTTTGATAAAAAGAAAATGGTTAGCAGCCTTAGGTATCTTGGCTTTTGCGGGCACATTTTGGCTTTTAATAAAAACCACACCGACCGGATTTGTTCCTAACGAAGATGGCGGGACCATATTTGCAAATATCTCGCTGCCTCCAGCTTCGTCGCTGGAACGAAGCGAAGCAGTCGCTATCCAAATCGATGAAATGGTCAGAAAAATACCCGAAGTGGAATCAACCCTTCGGATAACAGGACAGAATTTCATTGCAGGCGCTGGCGGATCTTATGCAATGATCGTTATTAAACTAAAACCTTGGGCGGAGCGTACGAAAGCAGGACAGGATCTCCGAAGCATTACGGGTAAATTGTTTGGGATGACAGCCGGAATACGCTCTGCCCAAGTTATCTTCTTTTCTCCCCCTACATTGCAGGGGTTTGGAACAAGCAGTGGCTTTGAGTTTCAACTACAGGACAAAACTGGCGGCGAGCTGGATAAATTTAGTGACATCAGCTCCGATTTTATCGCTGCACTAAATCAGCGTCCGGAGATTCAATATGCGACGACCTCCTTCAACAATAAATTCCCACAATACCAGGTTACGGTAGATGTTGCGCGTTGCAAGGAAGCTGGCATATCCGTCAGCACCGTTTTAAGTACGCTGCAAGGTTATTTCGGTGGGGTCTATGCATCCAACTTCAATCAATTTGGCAAGCAGTTTCGGGTAATTTATCAGGCCGATAACGAATTCCGATCTACACCAGAAAGCCTCAACAACGTTTACGTGCGAAACGACAACGGCCTTATGGCACCAATTGCTGAGTTTTTGAAACTGGAAAAAGTATATGGTGCAGAAGCAATCAACCGTTTTAATTTGTTTACGTCTATCGCCGTGCAAGGTTCGCCTAATCCGGGGTACAGCTCTGGTGACGCCATCGCAGCTATTGAAGAAGTAGCGAAAGAGAAACTACCAACAGGCTATAGCTACGAATATTCGGGACTTACACGGGAAGAACTGGCCAGCGGTAGCCAAACGGTTTATATCTTCATACTCTGTTTAGTATTCGTCTACTTCTTGCTGAGTGCCCAGTACGAAAGTTATCTGTTGCCTTTTGCTGTACTCTTTTCGCTACCGATCGGTTTGGCAGGAACATTCATTTTTGCCAGCATTTTTGGCATCGAAAACAACATCTATTTACAGATCACCTTGATCATGCTCATTGGGCTCTTGGCGAAAAACGCAATTCTAATTGTTGAGTTTGCTGTGGCAAGGCGAAAAGAAGGCTACGGGTTAGTTGCCGCTGCTGTGGAAGGTGCCGTGGCTCGTTTCCGACCGATTTTAATGACATCGTTTGCCTTTATCCTGGGTTTGGTGCCGCTGGCATTGGCCTCGGGCGCGGGTGCCGTAGGAAACCGATCAATCGGAACCGGTGCTGTGGGTGGCATGTTGATCGGTACTATTTTCGGAATCTTCGTTATTCCGGCACTTTTTGTTGTCTTTCAAGGATTACAGGAAAGATTTTCTGGAAAACCACCGGAGCAGCAGTCGCTAAAAGCGCATTAA
- a CDS encoding glycoside hydrolase family 3 protein gives MKTIIMASAFTLSAALASAQKHQYVQNTGGPRLGYAEASNVKILTIKGKKFKDLNKNGKLDKYEDWRLPVEERAKDLAAKMTVEEIAGLMLYSRHQAIPAFSGANAFLGGTYDGKYFRESQTAKAWDLTDQQKEFLSNDQVRHVLLTVIQSPEVGAKWNNNLQAFVEGSRLGIPANNSSDPRHLTQVTAEFNAGAGGDISLWPDGLALGATFDPGIVRAFGRIAAREYRALGITTALSPQIDLATEPRWYRAAYVFSESPELTTDMGRAYIDGFQTSEGADVIKDGWGYTSVNAMVKHWPGGGTGEGGRDAHWAMGKYGVYPGNNFETHIKPFTEGAFKLDGPTQKAAAVMPYYTTSYNQDQVYGENVGNAFSKYIISDLLRDKYGYDGVVCTDWSVTADEAKTPGAFAGKPWGVEKLSVAERHYKALQSGADQFGGSNEKAPVLEAYQMGVTEHGEKYMRARFERSAVRLLKNFFRLGLFENPYLDVEETKRIVGNQEFMKAGYEAQVKSIVMLKNVDNTLPIKGKKKVYIPKRYKPGHFDWWNNYTSPVLEYPVDTAFVNRYFEFTSNPADADFALVFVDSPHSEEAGYSEIDRQRGGNGYLPIPLQYNSYTATDAREHSIAAGDPVIAPEVKDRSYKGKTSTVTNTNDLLLIKNTQRLMGGKPVVVSVNASKPMVFAEFERDADAILVNFNISNQAILETISGVYEPSGLLPVQMPKDMKTVEEQKEDVPFDMVPYVDSQNNAYDFGFGLNWSGVISDARTAKYKVQK, from the coding sequence ATGAAAACAATTATAATGGCTTCGGCTTTTACCTTGTCAGCCGCCCTGGCTTCTGCGCAAAAACACCAGTATGTGCAGAATACGGGTGGTCCGCGACTAGGGTATGCCGAAGCGTCAAATGTCAAAATTCTTACGATAAAAGGGAAGAAATTTAAGGATCTTAACAAGAATGGAAAATTAGACAAGTATGAGGATTGGCGCCTGCCTGTAGAAGAGCGGGCAAAAGATCTTGCCGCTAAAATGACGGTCGAAGAAATAGCGGGGCTGATGCTTTACAGTCGGCACCAGGCTATTCCGGCATTCTCGGGCGCTAATGCATTTCTGGGCGGCACATATGATGGGAAGTATTTCCGCGAAAGCCAAACTGCTAAAGCCTGGGACCTTACCGATCAGCAAAAGGAATTTTTGTCGAATGATCAGGTTCGGCATGTTTTGCTAACCGTTATTCAATCGCCAGAGGTCGGTGCAAAATGGAACAATAATCTGCAAGCATTTGTAGAAGGTTCGCGGCTCGGCATTCCGGCAAATAACAGTTCTGATCCGCGACATTTAACACAAGTAACCGCTGAGTTTAATGCGGGCGCCGGCGGTGATATATCGTTGTGGCCTGATGGTCTAGCCTTGGGTGCTACATTTGATCCCGGCATCGTTCGTGCATTTGGTCGTATTGCGGCTAGAGAATATCGTGCGCTGGGAATAACAACCGCATTGTCACCACAAATTGATTTAGCGACCGAGCCACGTTGGTATCGGGCGGCTTATGTTTTTAGTGAAAGTCCGGAATTGACGACCGATATGGGTCGCGCGTATATTGACGGTTTTCAAACGTCGGAAGGCGCTGATGTGATTAAAGATGGCTGGGGTTACACCAGTGTGAATGCTATGGTGAAACATTGGCCAGGAGGCGGAACGGGTGAAGGCGGTCGGGATGCGCACTGGGCGATGGGAAAATATGGCGTGTATCCGGGCAACAACTTTGAAACGCATATTAAGCCATTTACAGAAGGTGCATTTAAATTAGATGGCCCGACGCAAAAGGCGGCCGCCGTTATGCCTTATTACACCACGAGCTACAACCAGGATCAGGTGTATGGCGAAAATGTCGGCAATGCTTTCAGCAAGTATATTATTTCGGATTTGTTGCGTGATAAATATGGTTACGACGGTGTCGTTTGTACGGATTGGTCAGTCACCGCAGACGAAGCGAAAACGCCTGGCGCTTTTGCTGGAAAACCATGGGGAGTGGAAAAGCTTTCGGTGGCTGAGCGCCATTACAAGGCGCTTCAATCTGGTGCCGATCAATTTGGAGGGAGCAACGAGAAAGCGCCGGTTTTAGAAGCCTATCAAATGGGCGTTACCGAGCATGGCGAAAAATATATGCGGGCGCGTTTTGAGCGTTCTGCCGTACGCTTATTGAAAAACTTTTTCCGCCTAGGGCTTTTTGAAAATCCTTACCTGGATGTGGAAGAAACCAAGCGTATTGTCGGTAACCAGGAATTTATGAAGGCGGGTTATGAGGCGCAGGTAAAATCGATTGTGATGTTAAAAAATGTGGATAATACGCTGCCTATCAAAGGAAAGAAAAAAGTGTATATTCCTAAACGGTACAAACCAGGCCATTTTGATTGGTGGAACAATTATACATCGCCAGTGCTTGAATATCCTGTCGACACGGCTTTCGTGAACCGCTATTTTGAGTTTACTTCCAATCCGGCAGATGCAGATTTTGCCTTGGTTTTTGTCGATAGTCCGCACAGTGAAGAAGCTGGCTATAGCGAGATCGATCGTCAGCGTGGCGGCAATGGCTATTTGCCAATTCCTTTGCAATACAACAGTTATACGGCAACCGATGCACGTGAGCACAGTATCGCAGCTGGCGATCCGGTGATTGCTCCGGAAGTGAAAGACAGAAGTTACAAAGGAAAAACGTCGACCGTAACCAATACAAATGATCTGCTGCTGATAAAAAATACCCAGCGATTAATGGGCGGTAAGCCCGTGGTGGTGTCTGTCAATGCATCGAAGCCGATGGTTTTCGCAGAATTTGAAAGAGATGCAGACGCGATTTTGGTCAATTTTAACATCAGTAACCAAGCTATTTTGGAAACTATCTCGGGTGTCTACGAGCCTTCGGGACTTCTTCCGGTGCAAATGCCAAAAGACATGAAAACGGTGGAAGAACAAAAAGAAGATGTACCATTTGATATGGTGCCGTATGTAGACTCGCAAAATAATGCTTACGATTTCGGTTTTGGTTTAAACTGGAGCGGTGTGATTAGCGATGCGCGCACGGCAAAATACAAGGTGCAGAAGTAA
- a CDS encoding TetR/AcrR family transcriptional regulator, translating to MEHLKYEQIIEAAVRRFSHFGTAKTTTNEIANDLRIAKGTLYYYFEDKKMLQVAAIKFLVEKLFTEIKDSIANLATSQMMETVLHKMAIFFKAHSRFLNWQPFLFEQEDHEIPMTLITRFNDHKKALFDQIIDLANQNREAALQRKNTANCLHAILVATLSRMTVTIDYTEPELIAINFQDQLHTQRALVKFILTATED from the coding sequence ATGGAACACTTAAAATATGAACAAATTATCGAAGCAGCTGTACGTCGATTTTCACATTTCGGCACCGCTAAAACGACCACAAATGAAATTGCAAACGATCTTCGTATAGCCAAAGGAACGCTTTACTATTACTTTGAAGACAAAAAAATGCTGCAGGTTGCAGCGATCAAATTTTTGGTAGAAAAGCTCTTTACAGAGATAAAAGATAGCATAGCCAATCTTGCGACCAGCCAAATGATGGAAACTGTACTTCATAAAATGGCTATCTTTTTTAAAGCGCACTCCAGGTTTCTAAACTGGCAGCCCTTTCTGTTTGAACAGGAAGATCATGAAATACCGATGACCTTGATTACCCGGTTTAACGACCATAAAAAAGCATTGTTTGACCAAATTATAGATTTGGCAAACCAAAACCGAGAAGCAGCTCTACAGCGAAAAAATACAGCAAACTGTCTACATGCTATACTTGTAGCCACGCTCTCCCGGATGACGGTAACCATCGACTACACAGAACCTGAGCTTATTGCCATAAACTTTCAAGATCAACTGCATACGCAGCGTGCATTGGTGAAGTTTATTTTAACAGCAACCGAAGACTAA
- a CDS encoding efflux transporter outer membrane subunit, with protein sequence MKSTRLKYILLATTLTGVVASCRVTDVYQRPNVVADSLYREESSTRDSSIAQLSWKELFTDPQLQALIEEGIAHNLDLKNAVLQIAQSSATLRQARLAFYPSVDAGIQATDMRQSAAALNFPDGLANQFQLETTTYQASISASWEFNIWGQLTSLKRQALAEFLQSEAAKRAVQTRLVADIATSYYNLLALDKQLEVSEKTVQNRIVDVETMKALKESAVVDGAAVVQSEANRYAVEVTIPDLQQSILETENALAILLGRGPTHIDRGRLDEVQTIETLATGVSSALLVNRPDVQQAELAFQSAFENVNVARSYFYPTITLTAQAGLSTLEIRNFFDNSIFYNLIGGLTQPIFNRGQNKARYQIAQAQKLESLNSYQLSILTAAQEVSNALASHKNARAKHDLREKQITFSKKAVEFTEALLQYQSSTTFTDVLSSQQNLLSAELSEVSDRLQELQAVVNLYRSLGGGWR encoded by the coding sequence ATGAAATCGACACGATTAAAATATATACTGCTAGCCACAACATTGACAGGCGTTGTCGCTTCTTGTAGGGTTACTGATGTCTATCAGCGACCTAACGTGGTGGCGGATAGCCTTTATCGAGAAGAATCTTCAACACGCGATAGCAGCATTGCCCAGCTCAGCTGGAAGGAGCTTTTCACAGATCCGCAACTACAAGCGTTGATTGAAGAAGGCATTGCGCACAACCTGGATTTAAAAAATGCCGTATTGCAAATCGCTCAGTCCAGCGCAACTTTACGGCAGGCGAGATTGGCTTTTTATCCGTCTGTAGACGCTGGCATTCAAGCTACGGATATGAGACAATCTGCGGCCGCACTGAACTTTCCGGACGGCCTGGCAAATCAATTTCAACTCGAGACCACCACGTACCAGGCGAGTATATCGGCAAGCTGGGAGTTTAATATCTGGGGACAACTGACCAGTCTGAAACGACAGGCGCTGGCCGAGTTTCTGCAAAGCGAGGCGGCCAAACGTGCTGTTCAGACACGCTTAGTCGCCGATATCGCAACGTCTTATTATAATCTTCTAGCACTGGACAAGCAGCTGGAGGTTTCAGAAAAAACGGTGCAAAACAGAATTGTAGATGTAGAAACGATGAAAGCGCTGAAGGAAAGCGCCGTTGTGGATGGCGCAGCAGTGGTGCAGAGCGAAGCCAATCGCTACGCGGTGGAAGTCACCATTCCAGATTTACAGCAGAGCATTTTGGAAACAGAAAATGCATTAGCGATCTTACTAGGCCGAGGACCAACGCACATTGACCGCGGACGACTGGATGAAGTGCAAACCATAGAGACCCTGGCGACAGGTGTTTCGTCGGCACTATTGGTCAATCGCCCGGATGTGCAACAAGCAGAATTAGCTTTTCAATCGGCTTTTGAAAATGTGAATGTGGCCCGTTCTTATTTTTACCCAACAATCACGCTTACGGCACAGGCCGGTTTGTCAACGTTAGAAATTCGTAATTTCTTTGACAACTCGATTTTCTACAACCTGATTGGCGGCCTGACGCAACCTATTTTTAATCGCGGACAAAACAAGGCGCGTTATCAAATAGCGCAAGCGCAAAAATTAGAAAGCTTAAACAGCTACCAGCTTAGCATATTGACGGCCGCGCAGGAAGTATCCAATGCGCTGGCATCGCACAAAAATGCACGCGCAAAACATGACTTACGCGAGAAACAGATCACATTTTCCAAAAAAGCGGTCGAATTTACGGAAGCGCTGTTACAATACCAGTCTTCCACGACTTTTACCGACGTTCTTTCCTCCCAGCAAAACCTTTTGTCTGCCGAGTTGAGCGAGGTATCAGACAGGCTGCAGGAATTACAAGCGGTCGTAAATCTTTATCGTTCACTAGGCGGGGGATGGCGGTAA
- a CDS encoding TetR/AcrR family transcriptional regulator yields MKREISKDTIIDTAVRLFAKKGFHATSLREIGEDCGIYPSMTIYYFSSKDGLLREILQRIIWQLKTLATAVGHKKGAWNQLHFFTQQTIAWMHEHNNLACILFQELSLSRSSNNAHLLEELAQLHRNLFQRLLQDGEATGEFGHIPDKTFLYHVTFGTFVHFWNIANFSSACGTGSKNEPDTIVNQLIDLLAAQLKK; encoded by the coding sequence ATGAAAAGGGAAATTTCGAAAGATACGATTATAGATACTGCTGTCAGGCTGTTCGCAAAAAAAGGCTTTCACGCCACGTCGCTGCGCGAAATAGGCGAGGATTGTGGGATTTACCCATCCATGACCATTTACTACTTTTCTTCGAAAGATGGCTTACTCCGCGAAATCTTACAGCGTATAATCTGGCAATTAAAAACATTAGCCACGGCCGTTGGACATAAGAAAGGCGCGTGGAACCAGCTACACTTTTTTACTCAGCAAACCATAGCCTGGATGCATGAACACAATAACCTCGCCTGCATCCTTTTCCAAGAGCTGTCATTAAGCCGGTCCAGCAACAACGCTCACCTTTTGGAAGAGCTGGCACAACTGCACCGTAATCTTTTTCAGCGTTTGCTGCAAGATGGAGAAGCTACGGGCGAATTTGGTCATATTCCAGACAAAACATTCCTCTATCATGTCACATTCGGGACCTTTGTACATTTTTGGAACATCGCAAACTTTTCTTCCGCCTGCGGAACAGGCTCGAAAAATGAACCTGATACGATCGTCAATCAACTCATCGATCTCTTAGCCGCGCAGCTAAAAAAATAG